In Streptomyces sp. RFCAC02, the following proteins share a genomic window:
- a CDS encoding MBL fold metallo-hydrolase encodes MPVDITWWGHATVTLRDSGTTVLTDPLLTRRCAHLRRRRGALPTPEARRPDAAVISHLHADHLHVPSLALLAPGTTLLVPRGALRAVPRLRRLCRRLRVREVAEGDSVAVGALTVRAVPAVHDGRRLPFGPDRVRALGYVVEGEARTYYAGDTDLFEAMAREAGPVDLALLPVGGWGPRLGHGHLDAERAAEALTRLRPRAAVPVHYGTYWPVGMTTVRPWEFHAPGDEFARHAARMAPGVAVHRLGHGESVRLEVAG; translated from the coding sequence GTGCCGGTGGACATCACCTGGTGGGGACACGCCACCGTCACGCTCCGCGACTCCGGTACGACCGTACTGACCGATCCCCTGCTGACCCGCCGCTGCGCGCATCTGCGGCGGCGGCGCGGCGCGCTGCCCACCCCGGAGGCGCGGCGGCCCGACGCGGCCGTGATCTCCCACCTGCACGCGGACCATCTGCACGTCCCGTCGCTCGCCCTGCTCGCCCCCGGCACGACGCTGCTGGTGCCGCGCGGGGCGCTGCGGGCCGTGCCCCGGCTGCGGCGGCTGTGCCGGAGGCTTCGCGTGCGCGAGGTCGCCGAGGGGGACAGCGTGGCGGTGGGCGCGCTGACCGTACGGGCGGTCCCGGCGGTGCACGACGGGCGGCGGCTGCCGTTCGGCCCCGACCGGGTGCGGGCGCTCGGTTACGTGGTGGAGGGCGAGGCGCGCACGTACTACGCGGGCGACACGGACCTGTTCGAGGCGATGGCGCGGGAGGCCGGGCCGGTCGACCTGGCGCTGCTGCCGGTCGGCGGCTGGGGTCCCCGGCTCGGGCACGGCCACCTCGACGCGGAGCGGGCCGCCGAGGCGCTGACCCGGCTGCGCCCGCGCGCCGCCGTGCCGGTGCACTACGGCACCTACTGGCCGGTCGGCATGACGACGGTGCGGCCCTGGGAGTTCCACGCGCCGGGGGACGAGTTCGCGCGGCACGCGGCGCGGATGGCGCCCGGGGTGGCCGTGCACCGGCTCGGGCACGGCGAGAGCGTCCGGCTGGAGGTGGCCGGGTGA
- a CDS encoding TetR/AcrR family transcriptional regulator: protein MSSTGTGTDGRLTPGARRILDVASELFYRRGIHAVGVDTIAAESGVTKRTLYDRFGSKDGLLVAYLEERDRNWRDRIAEALRAADGDALRRVLVPFEVLPGWLDRSERGCSFINAFAELPEPDHPGRRVVVAEKKWLRDLFRTTLAEAGAARPDDLAVQLLSLHEGAIVSFSIAGETTAARSAAAAAHTLVEAALPRAGGVP from the coding sequence ATGAGTTCCACCGGGACGGGCACGGACGGCCGTCTGACGCCGGGCGCCCGGCGCATCCTCGACGTGGCGTCGGAGCTGTTCTACCGGCGCGGCATCCACGCGGTCGGCGTGGACACCATCGCGGCCGAGTCGGGCGTCACCAAACGCACGCTCTACGACCGCTTCGGCTCGAAGGACGGGCTGCTGGTCGCCTACCTGGAAGAACGCGACCGGAACTGGCGCGACCGGATCGCCGAGGCCCTCCGCGCGGCCGACGGCGACGCGCTGCGCCGCGTCCTCGTGCCGTTCGAGGTGCTCCCCGGCTGGCTCGACCGCTCGGAGCGCGGCTGCAGCTTCATCAACGCCTTCGCCGAACTGCCCGAGCCCGACCACCCCGGGCGGCGCGTCGTCGTCGCCGAGAAGAAGTGGCTGCGCGACCTCTTCCGCACGACCCTGGCCGAGGCGGGCGCGGCCCGTCCCGACGACCTCGCCGTCCAGTTGCTGAGCCTGCACGAGGGCGCCATCGTCAGCTTCTCCATCGCGGGCGAGACGACGGCGGCCCGGTCCGCCGCGGCCGCCGCGCACACCCTGGTCGAGGCGGCCCTGCCGCGGGCCGGGGGCGTTCCCTGA
- a CDS encoding MBL fold metallo-hydrolase, which yields MSDLTGSPGRPVPPAGVALRPLFERRSWPRDFADRLTAPLPGLRTLARAARRGALRPPADVVRGAAAGLPYAPAPLPAVPRGGVGLTWAGHASFVVRLGGLTVLTDPVWSRRILATPARITPVGVDWADLPPVDAVVISHNHFDHLDLPTLRRLPSGTPLFVPAGLAAWCRRRGFTHVTELDWWEAAELPAREGGAVRFDCVPADHWSKRTLLDTCRSLWCGWVLTSPGGRRVYFAGDTGYGAFLPEVGERFGGVDAALLPIGAYDPPWLLRPVHLNPEEAVRAFADVGARFMLPMHWATFLLSAEAPLEPLVRLRAAWRAAGRPFDTLWDLPVGGSRVLAVGD from the coding sequence GACCGGGTCGCCGGGCCGCCCCGTCCCGCCGGCCGGCGTGGCGCTCCGTCCCCTGTTCGAGAGGCGGTCCTGGCCGCGCGACTTCGCCGACCGGCTCACCGCGCCGCTGCCGGGGCTGCGCACCCTCGCGCGGGCGGCCCGCCGGGGCGCGCTGCGGCCGCCGGCGGACGTCGTGCGCGGGGCGGCGGCCGGGCTGCCGTACGCGCCCGCGCCACTGCCGGCGGTGCCGCGCGGCGGTGTGGGCCTGACCTGGGCCGGGCACGCCAGCTTCGTCGTGCGCCTGGGCGGGCTCACGGTGCTGACGGACCCGGTCTGGTCACGGCGCATCCTCGCCACCCCGGCCCGCATCACCCCGGTCGGCGTGGACTGGGCGGACCTGCCGCCCGTGGACGCGGTGGTCATCTCGCACAACCACTTCGACCACCTGGACCTGCCGACGCTGCGGCGGCTGCCCAGCGGTACGCCGCTGTTCGTGCCGGCCGGGCTCGCGGCCTGGTGCCGCAGGCGCGGTTTCACGCACGTCACGGAGCTCGACTGGTGGGAGGCGGCGGAACTGCCGGCGCGCGAGGGGGGCGCCGTGCGGTTCGACTGCGTGCCCGCCGACCACTGGTCGAAGCGCACCCTGCTGGACACGTGCCGGTCGCTGTGGTGCGGCTGGGTGCTGACCTCGCCCGGCGGCCGGCGGGTCTACTTCGCCGGGGACACGGGGTACGGCGCGTTCCTCCCCGAGGTGGGCGAACGCTTCGGCGGGGTGGACGCAGCGCTGCTGCCGATCGGCGCGTACGACCCGCCGTGGCTGCTGCGGCCGGTCCACCTGAACCCGGAGGAGGCCGTGCGGGCCTTCGCCGACGTGGGGGCGCGCTTCATGCTGCCCATGCACTGGGCGACGTTCCTGCTGTCGGCGGAGGCGCCCCTCGAACCGCTGGTCAGGCTGCGGGCCGCCTGGCGCGCGGCCGGGCGGCCCTTCGACACGCTGTGGGACCTGCCGGTGGGCGGCTCACGCGTCCTGGCCGTCGGCGACTGA
- a CDS encoding 4a-hydroxytetrahydrobiopterin dehydratase, protein MAAKPLTEQEIDRALTGLSGWTAEDGRLVRGYGMPNHLAAVALLVHIASIQEELNHHADLTVTYDRVGVSVTTHSAGGRLTDLDVRLAGRIEEIAPAHGAV, encoded by the coding sequence ATGGCAGCGAAGCCGCTGACGGAGCAGGAGATCGACCGGGCACTGACGGGCCTGTCCGGCTGGACGGCGGAGGACGGCCGCCTCGTGCGCGGCTACGGCATGCCGAACCACCTGGCGGCCGTCGCGCTGCTGGTGCACATCGCGTCGATCCAGGAGGAGCTGAACCACCACGCCGACCTCACGGTCACCTACGACCGGGTCGGTGTCTCCGTGACGACGCACAGCGCCGGCGGCCGGCTCACCGACCTGGATGTGCGGCTGGCCGGCCGGATCGAGGAGATCGCCCCGGCGCACGGGGCCGTCTAG
- the fdhD gene encoding formate dehydrogenase accessory sulfurtransferase FdhD encodes MGRVTERRRTVRVRNGAVSERADTLVGEEPLEIRVNGRPLAVTMRTPGDDFALAAGFLVSEGVIAGRAEVARVTYCAGAADDDGRNTYNVVDVRLADGVAPPAASLERNVYTTSSCGVCGKASLDAVRTTARWPLPLAGGPRLAPETLAALPDRLRAAQRVFARTGGLHAAGLFSGDGELLDAREDVGRHNAVDKLVGRALERGLLPLRDAVLLVSGRASFELAQKAVMAGVPVLAAVSAPSALAVDLAQEAGLTLVGFLRGASMNVYAGAERLVLAAPAPAPAS; translated from the coding sequence ATGGGAAGGGTCACCGAACGCCGCCGCACCGTCCGGGTCAGGAACGGCGCCGTGTCAGAGCGCGCCGACACCCTGGTGGGCGAGGAACCGCTGGAGATCCGGGTGAACGGGCGTCCGCTCGCCGTGACGATGCGGACCCCGGGGGACGACTTCGCGCTGGCCGCGGGCTTCCTGGTGTCGGAGGGGGTGATCGCCGGCCGGGCCGAGGTCGCGCGGGTCACCTACTGCGCGGGCGCCGCGGACGACGACGGCCGCAACACGTACAACGTCGTGGACGTGCGGCTGGCCGACGGGGTGGCGCCGCCCGCCGCGTCCCTGGAGCGCAACGTGTACACGACCTCGTCGTGCGGTGTGTGCGGCAAGGCCAGCCTGGACGCGGTGCGCACGACGGCCCGCTGGCCGCTGCCCCTGGCGGGCGGCCCGCGTCTCGCGCCGGAGACGCTCGCGGCGCTGCCGGACCGGTTGCGGGCGGCGCAGCGCGTGTTCGCGCGGACGGGCGGGCTGCACGCGGCGGGGCTGTTCTCCGGGGACGGCGAGCTGCTGGACGCGCGGGAGGACGTCGGCCGGCACAACGCGGTGGACAAGCTGGTGGGGCGTGCCCTGGAGCGGGGGCTGCTGCCGCTGCGGGACGCGGTGCTGCTGGTGTCAGGGCGTGCGTCGTTCGAGCTGGCGCAGAAGGCCGTGATGGCGGGTGTGCCGGTGCTCGCCGCGGTCTCCGCGCCCTCCGCGCTGGCCGTCGACCTGGCGCAGGAGGCGGGTCTGACGCTGGTGGGTTTCCTGCGCGGCGCGTCGATGAACGTCTACGCCGGCGCGGAACGGCTCGTGCTCGCCGCCCCGGCTCCGGCCCCGGCGTCCTGA
- a CDS encoding aldo/keto reductase, protein MPQLGFGVWQVPDDQAETAVGEALRAGYRSIDTAQIYGNEEGTGRALAACGLPRDELFVTTKLWNSRTITWTRDEVLRAFDASLARLGLDRLDLYLIHWPRPMRDDYLTILRAFTELRDSGRVRAIGVSNFKPAHLRRLKDETGIVPTINQIELHPYLQQEETRAVHADLGIVTEAYSPLGSGKGLLDDPVITRIAAKHGRTPAQTVLRWHVQSGFVTIPKSVTPARIRENLDVFGFALDDEDMAAFAGLNRDTRFGADPDEADWP, encoded by the coding sequence ATGCCGCAGCTCGGCTTCGGCGTGTGGCAGGTGCCCGACGACCAGGCGGAGACCGCCGTCGGCGAGGCGCTGCGGGCCGGGTACCGCAGCATCGACACGGCCCAGATCTACGGCAACGAGGAGGGCACCGGCCGGGCGCTCGCCGCCTGCGGCCTGCCGAGAGACGAGCTGTTCGTCACCACGAAGCTGTGGAACAGCCGCACCATCACCTGGACCAGGGACGAGGTCCTGCGCGCGTTCGACGCGTCCCTCGCCCGCCTCGGCCTCGACCGGCTCGACCTGTACCTCATCCACTGGCCGCGCCCCATGCGGGACGACTACCTGACGATCCTGCGGGCGTTCACCGAGCTGCGGGACAGCGGCCGGGTCCGCGCGATCGGCGTCTCCAACTTCAAGCCGGCCCACCTGCGGCGGCTGAAGGACGAGACGGGCATCGTGCCGACCATCAACCAGATCGAGCTGCACCCCTACCTCCAGCAGGAGGAGACCCGGGCCGTGCACGCGGATCTTGGCATCGTCACCGAGGCCTACTCCCCCCTCGGCTCCGGCAAGGGCCTCCTCGACGACCCGGTGATCACGCGCATCGCCGCCAAGCACGGCAGGACTCCGGCGCAGACCGTGCTGCGCTGGCACGTGCAGTCCGGCTTCGTCACCATCCCGAAGTCGGTCACGCCCGCCCGCATCAGGGAGAACCTCGACGTCTTCGGCTTCGCCCTGGACGACGAGGACATGGCGGCGTTCGCGGGGCTGAACCGCGACACCCGCTTCGGCGCCGACCCCGACGAGGCCGACTGGCCGTGA
- a CDS encoding alkaline phosphatase family protein — translation MRVTAWRTGGAVLLRVLVVWAVSTATLAALALVLPDFSLQSRDGESFTRVGLTAALVAGVFGFLNAIVWPWLVRALLLVPAIALGLLVFLLNSWLLLLALRIVPSSHGGLAAGTAVLVAAVVSTASSATSSFLAVRIRGQQRRRLRRLAGWRALRGVPARSRAPGTVFLQLDGVGYDVLAEAVAGPAPLMPTVARLCGTTHRLTPWRTDWSSQTAAAQLAILHGSNDDVPAFRWYEKETGEVVVSNRPSSAAELQRRAVARSGGPGLLRHDGASRGNLFTGGAGQVALVLSVAARRGRGQRSRAGYFAYFSDPAHAVRTAASFLAELVREPCQALRARLRGDRPRVGRGGLYPLIRAFATVVQRDVVTAAVVGDVLNGRTAVYADLVAYDEVAHHSGPRGSDTRQVLRRLDRCVGHVAEAIAHAPRPYHLVLLSDHGQSRGATFEAAHGCSLEELVRTGCGRAPAAGTRTVRRPEAGAEARGTARAALRRPEKPPRALVEEGDGAAGTPVPAAGRGAAPVVLGSGNLGLVSFPDLPGRADRETIEDRHPGLLRVLTDHPGIGFVLVDSARHGPVVLGAGGSEFRLESGVVVGADPLAPFGPGAAAAVRRAAAFPHAADLMINSSVDPDTGAVHAFEEQLGCHGGLGGEQNRAFLLSPLALSPPVPAVPGEPSGELVGAEAVHRVLRRWLHEAMIHPALPAEAPEPAAP, via the coding sequence GTGCGGGTGACGGCGTGGCGGACCGGCGGTGCGGTCCTGCTGCGCGTCCTCGTCGTGTGGGCGGTCAGCACGGCCACCCTCGCCGCGCTCGCCCTCGTCCTGCCCGACTTCTCGCTCCAGTCGCGGGACGGTGAGAGCTTCACGCGGGTCGGGCTGACGGCGGCTCTGGTCGCCGGCGTCTTCGGGTTCCTCAACGCCATCGTGTGGCCCTGGCTCGTCCGCGCGCTGCTCCTCGTGCCCGCGATAGCGCTCGGCCTGCTCGTCTTCCTCCTCAACAGCTGGCTGCTGCTGCTCGCCCTGCGCATCGTGCCGTCGAGCCACGGCGGGCTCGCCGCGGGGACCGCGGTGCTCGTCGCCGCCGTGGTGTCGACTGCGTCGTCGGCGACCAGCTCGTTCCTCGCCGTCCGCATCAGGGGGCAGCAGCGCAGGCGGCTGCGGCGCCTCGCCGGCTGGCGCGCCCTGCGCGGCGTCCCGGCCCGCAGCCGCGCCCCCGGCACCGTCTTCCTCCAGCTCGACGGCGTGGGGTACGACGTGCTGGCCGAGGCGGTGGCGGGACCCGCGCCGCTCATGCCGACCGTCGCCCGGCTGTGCGGCACGACGCACCGCCTCACGCCCTGGCGCACGGACTGGTCGAGCCAGACGGCCGCGGCCCAGCTCGCGATCCTGCACGGCAGCAACGATGACGTGCCCGCTTTCCGCTGGTACGAGAAGGAGACGGGCGAGGTCGTCGTCAGCAACCGGCCCTCGTCCGCCGCCGAGCTCCAGCGCCGCGCCGTCGCCCGCAGCGGCGGCCCCGGGCTCCTCCGCCACGACGGCGCGAGCCGCGGCAACCTGTTCACCGGCGGCGCGGGGCAGGTCGCCCTCGTCCTGTCGGTCGCGGCGCGGCGCGGCCGGGGGCAGCGCTCCCGTGCCGGGTACTTCGCGTACTTCTCCGACCCGGCCCACGCCGTGCGGACCGCCGCCTCCTTCCTCGCCGAACTGGTGCGTGAGCCGTGCCAGGCGCTGCGGGCACGGCTGCGCGGCGACCGGCCGCGCGTCGGGCGCGGCGGCCTCTATCCGCTGATCAGGGCGTTCGCGACGGTCGTGCAGCGCGACGTGGTGACGGCCGCCGTCGTCGGCGACGTGCTGAACGGGCGCACCGCCGTCTACGCCGACCTCGTCGCCTACGACGAGGTGGCCCACCACTCGGGGCCGCGCGGCAGCGACACCCGGCAGGTGCTGCGGCGGCTCGACCGGTGCGTCGGGCACGTCGCCGAGGCCATCGCGCACGCGCCGCGCCCCTACCACCTCGTGCTGCTGTCGGACCACGGGCAGAGCCGGGGCGCCACGTTCGAGGCCGCCCACGGCTGCTCGCTGGAGGAGCTGGTGCGGACCGGCTGCGGCCGGGCGCCCGCCGCCGGCACCCGTACGGTCCGGCGTCCCGAGGCCGGCGCGGAGGCGCGCGGCACGGCGCGCGCGGCGCTGCGCCGGCCGGAGAAGCCGCCGCGCGCGCTCGTCGAGGAGGGGGACGGCGCCGCGGGGACGCCGGTGCCCGCGGCCGGCCGCGGCGCGGCGCCGGTCGTCCTCGGCTCGGGGAACCTCGGGCTCGTCTCCTTCCCCGACCTGCCGGGGCGCGCGGACCGCGAGACGATCGAGGACCGCCATCCCGGGCTGCTGCGCGTGCTGACCGACCACCCGGGCATCGGCTTCGTCCTGGTGGACAGCGCGCGCCACGGTCCCGTGGTGCTGGGGGCGGGGGGATCGGAGTTCCGGCTGGAGAGCGGCGTCGTGGTGGGGGCCGATCCGCTGGCGCCGTTCGGCCCGGGAGCGGCGGCGGCCGTACGGCGGGCGGCGGCGTTCCCGCACGCCGCCGATCTGATGATCAACTCGTCGGTCGATCCGGACACCGGTGCCGTGCACGCGTTCGAGGAGCAGCTCGGCTGTCACGGCGGTCTCGGCGGCGAGCAGAACAGGGCGTTCCTGCTGTCGCCGCTCGCGCTGTCGCCGCCGGTGCCCGCGGTGCCGGGCGAGCCGTCCGGGGAACTCGTCGGCGCCGAGGCGGTCCACCGGGTGCTGCGGCGCTGGCTGCACGAGGCGATGATCCATCCGGCGCTCCCAGCGGAGGCACCGGAGCCCGCGGCACCGTAG
- a CDS encoding VTT domain-containing protein gives MSVTAEYASAVGSVVPESTQQATGYPSLFLLVLLGALVPVVPTGAVVSSAAAVSLHHSTPWLSSLIVFGLATSAAFLGDAALYWLGRRGVRSEHGSRWLDRMHDQVAPDRLVRAEERLAQGSTAVLLVSRLVPAGRIPVMLACLLAKMPMRVYLRADLPAALAWAATYQLLGMLGGALFPHPWQGVVAALVLTVLVAAVPPVWRRFHGGGHRAQGAPGPEERTAPDAG, from the coding sequence CTGTCGGTGACGGCGGAGTACGCGTCGGCGGTCGGGTCGGTGGTGCCCGAGTCGACGCAGCAGGCGACGGGCTACCCGTCGCTGTTCCTGCTGGTGCTGCTGGGTGCCCTGGTGCCGGTGGTGCCGACGGGGGCGGTGGTGAGTTCGGCGGCGGCCGTGTCGCTGCACCACTCGACGCCGTGGCTGTCGTCGCTGATCGTGTTCGGCCTGGCGACGTCGGCGGCGTTCCTCGGGGACGCGGCGCTGTACTGGCTGGGGCGGCGCGGGGTGCGTTCCGAGCACGGCTCGCGCTGGCTCGACCGCATGCACGACCAGGTGGCGCCGGACCGGCTGGTGCGGGCCGAGGAGCGGCTCGCACAGGGCAGCACGGCCGTGCTGCTCGTCTCGCGGCTGGTGCCTGCGGGCCGTATCCCGGTGATGCTGGCGTGCCTGCTGGCGAAGATGCCGATGCGGGTCTACCTGCGGGCGGACCTGCCCGCCGCGCTGGCGTGGGCGGCCACCTACCAACTGCTGGGGATGCTGGGCGGGGCGCTGTTCCCGCACCCGTGGCAGGGCGTGGTGGCGGCGCTGGTGCTGACGGTGCTGGTCGCGGCCGTGCCGCCGGTGTGGCGCCGGTTCCACGGCGGCGGGCACCGGGCGCAGGGCGCGCCGGGGCCGGAGGAGCGCACCGCGCCGGACGCGGGCTGA
- a CDS encoding bile acid:sodium symporter family protein gives MSAMRRLARFVDPFIVLLLGTVVLAALLPASGPAAVAADRTATVLIGLLFFLYGARLSPREAMDGLRHWRLHLTIITCTFAVFPLLGLAARGLVPWLLPDNLYDGLLFLCLVPSTVQSSIAFTSMAGGNVPAAIAAGSFSSLLGILVTPLLAAALIGASGGFSADSLLAIVCQLLLPFVAGQLLRRWIGGFVKRHKPTLSLVDRGSILVVVYAAFSEGMTAGVWSEVSWPRLVALLGVQGVLLTIMLTLTGYGARRLGFGRADRLAIVFAGSKKSLASGLPMAGVIFTEHTALAVLPLMMFHQLQLIVCAVLARRWGRSADAPAAAPQDAGAGAGAASTSRSAPA, from the coding sequence ATGTCCGCCATGCGCAGACTGGCCCGGTTCGTCGACCCCTTCATCGTGCTGCTGCTCGGCACGGTCGTCCTGGCCGCGCTGCTGCCGGCGAGCGGCCCGGCGGCCGTCGCCGCCGACCGCACGGCCACCGTCCTCATCGGCCTGCTGTTCTTCCTGTACGGCGCGCGGCTCTCCCCGCGGGAGGCCATGGACGGACTGCGGCACTGGCGGCTGCACCTCACGATCATCACCTGCACCTTCGCCGTCTTCCCGCTCCTCGGGCTCGCGGCACGGGGGCTCGTCCCCTGGCTCCTCCCGGACAACCTCTACGACGGCCTGCTCTTCCTGTGCCTCGTGCCGTCGACGGTGCAGTCGTCCATAGCCTTCACCTCCATGGCCGGGGGGAACGTCCCCGCCGCGATAGCCGCCGGCTCGTTCTCCAGCCTCCTCGGCATCCTCGTCACACCGCTGCTGGCCGCCGCACTCATCGGCGCGAGCGGCGGCTTCTCCGCCGACTCCCTGCTGGCCATCGTCTGCCAGCTCCTGCTGCCCTTCGTCGCCGGGCAGCTCCTGCGCCGCTGGATCGGCGGCTTCGTGAAACGGCACAAACCGACGCTGTCGCTGGTGGACCGGGGCTCCATCCTCGTGGTCGTCTACGCCGCCTTCAGCGAGGGCATGACGGCCGGCGTCTGGAGCGAGGTGAGCTGGCCCCGCCTCGTCGCCCTGCTCGGCGTCCAGGGCGTCCTGCTCACGATCATGCTCACGCTCACCGGGTACGGGGCGCGGCGCCTCGGGTTCGGCCGCGCCGACCGGCTCGCGATCGTCTTCGCCGGGTCGAAGAAGTCCCTCGCCTCGGGACTCCCCATGGCCGGGGTGATCTTCACCGAGCACACCGCGCTCGCCGTGCTGCCGCTGATGATGTTCCACCAGCTCCAGCTCATCGTGTGCGCGGTGCTCGCGCGGCGCTGGGGACGGTCCGCCGACGCGCCCGCCGCCGCTCCTCAGGACGCCGGGGCCGGAGCCGGGGCGGCGAGCACGAGCCGTTCCGCGCCGGCGTAG